TCTATCGGAGATTATGAAATACGGAGTAGCTTGAGGTTGACCAAGCAAAGATAGTACTCAACGCGGGTGCTAGGAGAGCTGGGCACTAGCCTAGCTGGGTTCATTCTCCCCTCCCCTCCtagccaaaaaaaaacaactaattaATATCATAATGGAGTGATTTAGTGTTCAAAATAACGAGTATACCATCAACAAATAAATCACTATAACAAATTACGAGAATTAAGTATATCATAATATTTTCCAAGACCTTTTGGTCTAacgtctagtggcacctggttgcactcccatatagaAGTGGATGAGTTCGAGTAAGTAGTTATGagcagatattgcattgtaacaaagtaagtagtactatatatatatttgtcgtGCTTTAACACATGATCTAGagattaatttattgattaacAAGTAACCTTTGTGTTGTGTTTAAggaatatatctatataattggttggagatGGAAGCAATTAGTGAGTAATATTAATCATCCTTAAAAGTCTCTCTCAATTAATTCCAGCACGATTGTATCATTTGTCAGTTATGGACTCAAAGGTTTTCTATTATGTTGCATGCGAAAGCAACCTACAACATAGAATACTACACAATCATTAATGAGGGAGTGATCCAgcttgtttaataataataataataaccccTCATTATGAGCTTGATTAAATTTCAAAAAGGCATTGTTTGAATTGGTAACATAGTTTATAGTCAATTTTAACTtgtttgactactattagttgATTGATCAAAcaaccaatataagtgttttgttaatcagctttttgtaacGGCTTATTGTCCCAAAATgttaattcaaaaagttgttcaaaccaactttttcaataagctttttgagataataaattattttctccaaaacatgcccaataataataataataataataataataataataataataataacaacaacaacaacaacaccgAGACTATGTAGACGAATTCAACAGTTTCGTCACTCTCATTGTCACTTCACGGTACTAGGCAATGGGGTGCTTGAACCCGTCGACGGGGCTCATATGTATAGAATCTAACCGGCTACAAAAGCACGAGGAGACACTAGCAAATGGTTATAGGAAACAAACGAAGAAATAGGATGACAACAACTACGTTTACCTTTACTTAGGGCAATCAGAAGATCCAAATCATTTGATGAAGATTCTAGTATGGGAGGAGTATCCACCTATGTAATTGACGTCACAATTGTTTCCCTTGGCCGCCTAAAATAAACTTGTGTAACTCTCGGAATAGACCCAGTAGTAGACGTAGAAATAATAACGATGTATGTTAGGAAATCGCCTTCTAACATTTGAGTAGAGACATTATCAAAAGCATTTCTTGAAAATAAGGTATCTTCAAAGAAAGTAACATCAACTCTGTGTAAGAATTTGTGTAACTCTCGGAATAGACCCAGTAGTAGACGTAGAAATAATAACGATGTATGTTAGGAAATCGCCTTCTAACATTTGAGTAGAGACATTATCAAAAGCATTTCTTGAAAATAAGGTATCTTCAAAGAAAGTAATACCCTAAGAACACCTTTGGTTATGGAGATCCTGTAGCCAGGTAACCAGGTAACTTTCACCCCTTTGGTTATGGAGATCCTGTAGCCAGCTAAGTTatagtcaatatcgcctccattgaagctcgaacccacccccttccatataGGAGTGCAAGCAGGTACCACTAGATCACAATGTCttgacatttatatatatatatatttgttatttttcgTATAATATTGCATGTATTTGGATGTTAGTGTATGTGCGTGCATTCTTGGTGCTACTATTGTGCATTCAGTTGTGTTGGTTATGCAACCCGTTGTTGTgagttgtgcaacatattttgattttatttgttcATTTGTGTCTATGGTTTTCCAGTAACTCTACGTTTGAGTGTTAGTAGTGGTTTAGTGTAGGTTTGAGTTTCGAAGATGGCGGGTCGCAAATGGCAAGTTGCATGGCGTCTCGTTGTTGTGGATTGTGCAACCTGTTGTTGTGAGTCGTGCAACCCATTGTTATGAGTTGTGCAACGTGTTTCAATTTCATTTGTTCACCTATATCTATGGTTTTTTGGCGACAGTGAGTTTGATCAAAACTTTGAGTTTGGGTGCTGGTAGTGGTTCACTCTAAGTTTGAGTTTCGGAGATGGCAGGTCACAAATGGCAAGCTGCACGAAGTTTCTTTGTGTGGGTTGGTTATTGAGCGCATCATTTATTGATTTGCCCTTATTCGAGGGTTTAGCTATGCACATGTTGCCCAATTAACGGGAAGCAAccatgtttttcttttcaaatttaaccATTGATCATTTAAACTCTATGTTATTAATTAGTCAACACTTCTTACATGGAGATTGGTTCTTATAAGAGCccgcccatatatatatatatatatatatatatagattttggagAGTTCAAATGAGAGATCATCGGTAAAAGTAAGGATTTTTTTAATAGAACTTttccataataaaataaatagaataaacatTGGGACTAAGGATATgattattcaaatattaatattaatattaatattaatggttgGGAAAAGGTGACATATGAAATTCCAATTTCAACTGCTGCATTGATTCCCTCTCTCCAATGAAGCCTGACCGGAGGATATAATAGAAGGCAGGGAGAGAATGATGGAGAATGACAAAAATCAGCACACTATTAACTGTTTCCACCATTTCTCTCTGCATCTTCTTCACCTCCCTCCACCTGTCTTCCCCTCCTACCCTCACTAATGATCCCTCTTTCTCTTTCCTCTTCCTGGGTAGGGGTGTTGCAGGTCGGTCCCTCTCTGGCTTCCTAACTGCCTTGGTTATGGTTATGGTTATACGCTATGCACACAGATAAGCATCGCGCCCAAATCTAAATCTCTGGGTAATCTCGCGAATCCCCTTCCGTCCTTAAGTGAAGCTATGTGATTCTCAAACGCGAATAACAATTGGGATGTGAAAAGCTTTGCACAGTTTGTGTTTATCCCTTTCGTTCCAAACGTCTCAGAGCGTTTCCAATGGCCGCGAAAGTCTCCGACGAGCCGCCTTCTCTTCCTCCGTGAGCCCTCTTCTCTCTCTGCTTATGTAACATTCGTATATTTGTCTATGTGGgcatttttgtttctttcttttgcgattaaattctaaattttttcTGGGTGCCGTGCACAGAAGTTTGCTGCCCAGATTAAGTGCTTTAGATTTTAATCCaaaatattcaacaattattattattattgttattttaaaattatcatttgCTCCGTATATTCTcagcattttaaaaaattttaatggttgGCAGAGATTGGGTGAATTTTGTTTCTCCTAATACTCTTCAAGGTTTAATTTTTGCTTGATAACAGTTGATGTTGTGTTAGTTATGGGAGAGTATGTTATTCTTTCCTCTTCTcctagttttgtttttttttttttctttatacttTACTTTGATGAGTAAATTAACCAAAATCTTGAGTAATTTAAGGATGCTTATGTGATAACATCACATATTCTCAGCCTGTTGAATCCAATTTGAGAATTTTAGTGGATGTTGGGGCCTGGGGGCAGTGTATATACTTATTCTTTTGATTTCTATATCGACGGGTATAGATGTAATGTAATAGTATCTTCTCTGTAGGAAAATTAGTCAGGGAAATGGTGCAAAATCAAGCAAGAGCTTCTTTAGATCTAAAACCAAAAGAAGCCAAAGTTTCCCTCCACTATGTTCCTCTGCTTCTGCTCAAGGTAGGATGAAATGATGAATTCTGCAATCGTGCTGGTAGAATGTAATGCATCAACTAAACCCCGTCATCTTCTTGTAATGATGTTGATGTAGAGTTGAGATGTCTTGAAGCTGGAAATGAGAAGAAGGACAATGAGTCCTCTCCGAAAGGAGTTATCGAGGCTTGCATGAGTAACGGGGAAAATGAACCCAAATCCAGTGAAAGTAACGGATCGCAGGCTGTAGTCTGCTCTCCGAATCCACGGGGGCAATCGGGGTGGAACAAATTCTTTAAGATGTGGAAAAGAAGTACCTTTAAGCGGCTACCTTCCTTCCCGCCTTTTTCTGTGCCAAGGTTATCAAGAAGAAAATGCAAAAGCATGAGAGAAGATGTAGACATGAATTTGTGCCCCATGAAGCCTTCCTGGAAGTTTTTCACCCTGGCTGAGCTCAAGACTGCAACCAACAATTTCAGCAAAGGTTATAATTATAAGTATCATAGATTATAATTTATTCTGAATGTTTTCTCtcgaaactttttttttttttttttttccactttctACTCCATTGCCAGTTATTAAGAGATGACTTGTGGGATTATTTAAATGTATAGTTAATTCCTTTGTTATGACAGAAAACTTGATTGGAAAGGGAGGATGTGCTGAAGTTTACAAGGGATGCTTGGCAGATGGGCGGTTCATAGCAGTTAAGCGCATGAATAAAGGATCATTAGAGGACCGTGAAGAAAACTTTTTATCTGAGGTTGGAACTATAGCACATGTCGATCATCCTAATACTGCAAAGATGATTGGGTATGGAGTTGAAGGGGGGGCTTATCTTGTTCTTAAGTTATCATCCAAGGGGAGTTTAGGGTCACTTCTTCGAGGTTTGTCTCAAAATTTCTCCAGCTAAGACTCTCGTACTTGTTTCTTTTAATCATAATAAGTGAACTACcctcttcctttttcttcttctcaggTCCAAGGGAAAAATTAGATTGGAAAACTA
This region of Ipomoea triloba cultivar NCNSP0323 chromosome 15, ASM357664v1 genomic DNA includes:
- the LOC116006082 gene encoding receptor-like cytosolic serine/threonine-protein kinase RBK2; the protein is MAAKVSDEPPSLPPKISQGNGAKSSKSFFRSKTKRSQSFPPLCSSASAQELRCLEAGNEKKDNESSPKGVIEACMSNGENEPKSSESNGSQAVVCSPNPRGQSGWNKFFKMWKRSTFKRLPSFPPFSVPRLSRRKCKSMREDVDMNLCPMKPSWKFFTLAELKTATNNFSKENLIGKGGCAEVYKGCLADGRFIAVKRMNKGSLEDREENFLSEVGTIAHVDHPNTAKMIGYGVEGGAYLVLKLSSKGSLGSLLRGPREKLDWKTRYKIILGISDGLLYLHENCRRRIIHRDIKADNILLTEDFVPEICDFGLAKWLPKEWTHHNVSNFEGTFGYFAPEYFMHGIVDEKTDVYAFGVLLLEIITGRPAVDESQKSIVLWAKPLLDTDDTKDLVDPLLGGCYDKKQMDHVFLTASLCVEQNPILRPRMKQVVTLLGGDNDNNDGSKENQKRALQRTYSEELFDAEEYNLTKYLNDLERHQQLALDS